The Streptomyces sp. NBC_00224 genome contains the following window.
GGGTCGGTGGCGGTCGGCGGGGATGCTCCTGTGTCGGTGCAGTCGATGACGACGACGCGGACGTCGGACATCGGGGCGACGTTGCAGCAGATCGCGGAGCTGACGGCGTCGGGCTGTCAGATCGTGCGGGTGGCCTGCCCCACGCAGGATGATGCGGATGCGTTGGCGGTGATCGCGAAGAAGTCGCAGATCCCGGTGATCGCGGATATTCATTTCCAGCCGAAGTATGTGTTCGCGGCGATTGACGCGGGGTGTGCGGCGGTGCGGGTGAATCCGGGCAACATCAAGCAGTTCGATGACAAGGTGAAGGAGATCGCGCGGGCGGCGAAGGACGCGGGGACGCCGATTCGTATCGGGGTGAACGCGGGGTCGCTGGATGCGCGTCTGCTGAAGAAGTACGGCAAGGCGACGCCGGAGGCGTTGGTGGAGTCGGCGCTGTGGGAGGCGTCGCTCTTCGAGGAGCATGATTTCCGGGAGATCAAGATCTCGGTGAAGCACAACGATCCGGTGGTGATGGTCGAGGCCTACCGTCAGCTGGCGGCGCAGTGCGACTACCCGCTGCATCTGGGTGTGACGGAGGCGGGTCCGGCGTTCCAGGGGACGATCAAGTCTGCGGTGGCGTTCGGTGCGCTGTTGAGTCAGGGGATCGGGGACACGATCCGGGTTTCGCTGTCG
Protein-coding sequences here:
- the ispG gene encoding flavodoxin-dependent (E)-4-hydroxy-3-methylbut-2-enyl-diphosphate synthase; this encodes MRTGEPVSLGLPALPTRPLAMRRPSRRIQVGSVAVGGDAPVSVQSMTTTRTSDIGATLQQIAELTASGCQIVRVACPTQDDADALAVIAKKSQIPVIADIHFQPKYVFAAIDAGCAAVRVNPGNIKQFDDKVKEIARAAKDAGTPIRIGVNAGSLDARLLKKYGKATPEALVESALWEASLFEEHDFREIKISVKHNDPVVMVEAYRQLAAQCDYPLHLGVTEAGPAFQGTIKSAVAFGALLSQGIGDTIRVSLSAPPAEEIKVGMQILESLNLRQRRLEIVSCPSCGRAQVDVYKLAEEVTAGLEGMEVPLRVAVMGCVVNGPGEAREADLGVASGNGKGQIFVKGEVIKTVPESKIVETLIEEAMKIAQEMEGEGVASGVPSVTARG